Within the Thermosynechococcus sichuanensis E542 genome, the region ATTGTTCCCCCCCATTGGCAGCAAGATACCGCCGCAAGGAAAGACGAAGCTGCGGGCAATGAGTCACCCGAGACCCTAGAGAACCTAGACAACAATGCCTCTGCCTAGACCCTTCCTGCCCCTTTGCCTTGTACTGGCCTTAACAGGCTGCGGCTGGGTGGATCAATGGGTGGGTGAGGAACCATCGCCAGAACCCGAAATTACAGGTGAGGTGAAGCTGCAAAACCTCACACTGCGGCAAACCAATGAGAAGGGGGAACTCCTCTGGTTACTGCAAGCGGTCGGAGCACGTTATCGCGATGACGATCGCCAGCAATTGGAAATTCAAAACCTGACAGGTGAGCTAAAAGCAGCGGGCAAAACTGCCTACAAGGTGCAGGCCAAGGCGGTCAATGTGCGGCAGCGGGATGGGCAACTCTGGATTGAGGGTCGCACCACAGTCACTGATCTCCAGCAAAAGGGAACGATTGTTGCCGATCAATTGGTCTGGCAGGGCGATCGCGGCGTTCTCATTGCCCAGAAAAACCTGCAAGCCCGCTATCCCCAAGTCAACGTTACTGCCAAGCGCCTCGAAGCCGATAGCCAACGCCAAGAACTGCGTGCCCTCAATGCCGTTCAGGTGACTTCACCCGCTAGGGATGCCAAGGATTTGCGACTCAATACGGAGAGTCTGGTGTGGCAGCAGGAACCCAATCGCCTGTTGGCCGGGGTGATGGGTCAAGGGGGGGTCACCGTCCTCGGTGTGGCGGGCGATCGCCAAGGGCAGCGGCTGCAAGCCCAAAGAGCCATCTGGTCAATTGGTGATCAGGTCGTTACCCTTGAGGGGGGCGTTCAAGTGCAGCTTCCCAACCCTGTCCTACGGATTGAGGGCGAAACGGTGCGCTGGTTGATTCCGCAGCAGCAATTGATGAGCGATCGCCCTGTGCGGGTGCAGTATCCCACCCAAGGGATTCAAGGGCAGGCCAATCGTGGTGTCTTCCTGATTGCTGAAAACCGCGCCATTTTTGACAATGCCCAGATCAAGAGTCAACCCCAACAGGCACACCTGCGTGCCCAACGCCTCAATTGGTGGATTCCCCAAGAGCGGGTAGAAGCCAGTGGTCAAGTGGAAATCCAGCGCCCCAATGTCCATCTGCGCACAGCCCAACTGATTTGGCGGATTCCCCAGCAGGAAGTGGAAGCCCAAGGGGGAGTCTTTTACCGCCAGAACAATCCCCGCATTCAAGTTCAGGGACAGCGGGCAAAAGGGTGGCTGGATCGCCAAGAGGTGATTGTCAGTGGCAATGTCCGAAGTGAAGTGCCGGTGCAACTACGCCTTCCCTAAACCTATGCTAGAGATAGCGACAATCTTTGCCCTATGAGTGCTGCACCGCTGCAAATTCTTGACTTGGGGGGTGAGATTCTCCTCTTCCAACATTTGATTCCGGCACAGCAGTGTCAGCAGGTGATTGCTACGGCTGAGAAGGTGGGGTTTGAGGATGCGCAAATTCTCATGGGGACAGTGGATCGTTCGGTACGCGGCGGCGGCCTACTGCGCTTTGATCCCCAAGACCCCCAACAGGACATGATGCGGCAGATTCTTCTCCAAGCCACGCAAACGATTCAAATCG harbors:
- the lptC gene encoding LPS export ABC transporter periplasmic protein LptC, with the translated sequence MPLPRPFLPLCLVLALTGCGWVDQWVGEEPSPEPEITGEVKLQNLTLRQTNEKGELLWLLQAVGARYRDDDRQQLEIQNLTGELKAAGKTAYKVQAKAVNVRQRDGQLWIEGRTTVTDLQQKGTIVADQLVWQGDRGVLIAQKNLQARYPQVNVTAKRLEADSQRQELRALNAVQVTSPARDAKDLRLNTESLVWQQEPNRLLAGVMGQGGVTVLGVAGDRQGQRLQAQRAIWSIGDQVVTLEGGVQVQLPNPVLRIEGETVRWLIPQQQLMSDRPVRVQYPTQGIQGQANRGVFLIAENRAIFDNAQIKSQPQQAHLRAQRLNWWIPQERVEASGQVEIQRPNVHLRTAQLIWRIPQQEVEAQGGVFYRQNNPRIQVQGQRAKGWLDRQEVIVSGNVRSEVPVQLRLP